One region of Tumebacillus amylolyticus genomic DNA includes:
- a CDS encoding GNAT family N-acetyltransferase, producing MNEFSVRNVRLREILETDLPLFFENQLNATANHMAAFTAKDPGDRTAFDAHWRKIMSDETVTNRTIVCGETVIGNVLCFEQFGQTEISYWLGKDYWGKGIATEALTQFLNHIQTRRPLYARAAQDNLASIRVLQKCGFQICGEDKGFSNARGRDVEEFIFKKNE from the coding sequence ATGAACGAGTTCTCAGTACGAAACGTGAGACTTCGGGAGATACTTGAGACGGACCTACCGCTTTTTTTCGAGAATCAGTTGAACGCAACTGCCAATCACATGGCTGCTTTCACTGCCAAGGACCCCGGAGATCGGACGGCATTCGATGCTCATTGGCGCAAGATCATGAGCGACGAGACGGTCACGAACAGAACGATTGTCTGCGGGGAGACTGTCATCGGCAATGTTCTGTGTTTTGAACAATTCGGACAGACAGAAATCTCCTACTGGCTGGGCAAGGACTATTGGGGCAAAGGAATCGCCACGGAGGCGCTCACTCAGTTCTTGAATCACATCCAGACACGACGCCCCCTCTATGCTCGTGCTGCCCAAGACAACCTCGCATCGATACGGGTTCTACAGAAGTGCGGATTCCAAATCTGCGGGGAGGACAAAGGCTTTTCGAATGCACGGGGCCGGGACGTGGAGGAGTTTATTTTCAAAAAAAACGAGTGA
- a CDS encoding metallophosphoesterase family protein produces the protein MATITQRAQSLLKSLPKSNKFRFVYFGDSWFDWGRTRAEAITRYQIFLGALETAARQKPKPLFILLGGDVVFTGAEQHYQYLTQKLNQFMNTYKIPVFIAPGNHERTGTNGSLDLYRKYISARLNYRVDAPRLRVIMLNDIGPGTAISGNYTNYYGFEQSGAALATFKTNLNSTPANSKVVVVMHVPPRTGTWTRTNGSTFTLTKDDGFPIGTPKNRDFLNTLRQNRNKVQKVLVGHVHDYATSKIDGIPYILEGQGGAVIGQNSIVLFEVNNGIVSSPKRIPITRSTQTPTKVFVNQSTLPNP, from the coding sequence ATGGCAACCATTACCCAAAGAGCTCAAAGCTTGCTCAAGTCATTGCCCAAGTCCAACAAGTTCAGATTCGTCTATTTCGGTGACAGCTGGTTTGATTGGGGAAGGACGAGAGCAGAGGCAATCACTCGCTATCAGATTTTTCTGGGGGCGTTGGAGACGGCGGCGAGACAAAAGCCGAAACCGCTGTTCATCTTGCTTGGCGGAGATGTGGTGTTCACCGGCGCGGAGCAACACTATCAATACCTCACACAGAAATTGAATCAATTTATGAACACGTACAAAATTCCCGTGTTTATCGCGCCCGGCAATCACGAGCGAACCGGTACGAACGGCTCGTTGGATTTGTACCGAAAGTACATTTCTGCGAGATTGAACTACCGAGTTGATGCACCTCGATTGCGCGTCATCATGTTAAACGATATTGGACCGGGAACGGCAATCAGCGGAAACTACACGAATTATTACGGTTTTGAACAGTCGGGAGCAGCCCTTGCTACGTTCAAGACCAATTTGAACTCAACGCCCGCGAACAGCAAAGTGGTTGTGGTCATGCACGTACCGCCGCGAACAGGGACCTGGACGCGCACCAACGGTTCAACCTTCACTTTGACCAAGGATGACGGGTTCCCCATCGGGACTCCGAAGAACCGGGACTTTCTCAATACTCTGAGACAGAATCGAAACAAAGTGCAAAAAGTCTTGGTGGGCCATGTTCACGATTATGCGACCAGTAAGATTGATGGTATCCCCTACATCTTGGAAGGGCAGGGCGGCGCAGTGATCGGTCAAAACAGCATCGTGCTGTTTGAAGTGAACAACGGAATCGTCTCCTCACCCAAGCGAATTCCGATTACACGGAGCACCCAAACCCCTACCAAAGTGTTCGTCAATCAATCAACGCTCCCAAACCCTTGA
- a CDS encoding GNAT family N-acetyltransferase yields the protein MKVLETDRLNLRRQTAEDAAFMLELWNDSSWIQNIGDTGVRTVEDARSRIVNGAVEMYEKLGYGFYLVELQDGGIPLGICGFAKRDFLEEPDVGFAFLPRYWGQGYAYEAASAVMEYGKSVLGFTRIAAFTSEKNEPSGKLLEKLGLQFEKLIPYPGSDEMVRLYSVDV from the coding sequence ATGAAAGTTCTCGAAACGGATCGACTCAACCTGCGCCGTCAAACGGCCGAGGATGCGGCATTTATGTTGGAACTGTGGAACGATTCGTCATGGATACAAAACATCGGCGATACCGGCGTGAGAACCGTGGAGGATGCACGCAGTCGAATCGTAAACGGGGCAGTAGAGATGTACGAAAAATTGGGCTATGGCTTCTACTTGGTCGAGTTACAGGACGGCGGCATCCCGCTTGGCATCTGCGGCTTCGCAAAACGAGACTTTTTAGAAGAGCCGGATGTCGGATTCGCTTTTCTGCCTCGCTACTGGGGCCAGGGCTACGCGTATGAGGCGGCTTCTGCTGTGATGGAATATGGGAAATCTGTTTTGGGTTTTACCCGGATTGCAGCGTTTACGTCAGAAAAAAACGAACCGTCGGGCAAACTGCTGGAAAAACTGGGTCTGCAGTTTGAGAAGCTGATTCCGTACCCGGGCAGTGACGAAATGGTTCGCTTGTATTCCGTAGACGTCTAA
- a CDS encoding cohesin domain-containing protein, with protein MSIYKRQHRTLLGIVALVFMLMVNMVLLPAGVASAAEVQKNVVTKVVAGDSFGAVIKSDGTVWTWGLNYFGNLGDGTTRNHNTPVQVSGLTDVSAVASGNGYTLALKSDGTVWTWGWNTYGQLGDGTTETRLTPVKVLRLKDVVAISSGWDTSFALKSDGTVWAWGSNNYGQLGIGTQSNLANPVPVQVVGLDHVTSIDSGFNFSLAVKSDGTVWAWGSNSIGQLGDGTKTDRNAPVQVAELTNVISVSAGAAHSLALKSDRTVWAWGGSESDQGEYGSTSVQVQGLEGVTAIEAGLGRFMCIKSDGTVWKWGSPDQGHGYNWIPTRAYEAPVDTTAFSASEYSMFLRSNGTLWIDGYGYLGESSYDSRLMPYFDSIDFSATASSSTTVDLTYDTNVQVTKFVVKRGTEVISCPQVGANLWCQDEGLTPGTPYTYTVEAYTNDNFLIDSQKRTVTPGGIQVPKLTMEADHPSVSAGSSFTTGVKIELAKDIFAEDVTITYDPTLFSFDGAETAGAGLKIYQQSETWPGMIRFVVASQGAQYGLQDTASLLNLTWKAKTTAGKGTFAISQALVANSKGEEIVPTTGSIEINVLAGGTDVNLDGRTSLGDLAIASYQFGMEKSSWLYPKADVDQNEEINDVDLSAIVDAIFASANK; from the coding sequence TTGTCAATTTATAAGAGACAGCATCGCACCTTGCTCGGGATTGTAGCTCTGGTGTTCATGTTGATGGTGAACATGGTCTTGCTGCCTGCTGGAGTCGCCTCGGCTGCAGAAGTGCAAAAAAATGTCGTCACGAAAGTTGTGGCCGGGGACTCATTCGGTGCAGTCATCAAATCGGATGGTACTGTTTGGACATGGGGTCTAAATTACTTTGGGAATTTGGGAGATGGAACGACAAGGAACCATAACACCCCTGTGCAAGTTTCAGGTTTGACCGATGTGTCAGCGGTTGCGAGTGGAAATGGTTATACACTCGCGTTGAAATCAGATGGAACTGTTTGGACATGGGGGTGGAATACATATGGTCAACTGGGGGATGGTACCACCGAAACTCGGTTGACTCCGGTGAAAGTCCTCAGATTGAAGGATGTTGTCGCGATTTCAAGTGGGTGGGATACTTCATTTGCACTTAAGTCAGACGGAACTGTCTGGGCATGGGGAAGTAACAACTACGGTCAGTTGGGGATTGGAACACAATCGAACCTTGCGAATCCTGTTCCAGTCCAAGTCGTAGGTTTGGATCATGTCACTTCTATTGACAGCGGATTTAACTTTTCGCTGGCAGTCAAATCAGATGGAACCGTTTGGGCTTGGGGATCCAACTCCATTGGTCAACTGGGGGATGGTACGAAAACAGATCGTAACGCTCCCGTGCAAGTTGCGGAATTGACAAATGTTATTTCAGTTTCTGCTGGAGCCGCACATTCGTTAGCCCTCAAGTCTGATCGAACCGTCTGGGCATGGGGAGGCAGTGAAAGTGATCAGGGAGAGTACGGATCTACTTCGGTGCAAGTTCAAGGATTAGAAGGTGTAACTGCTATAGAGGCGGGTTTAGGGAGGTTCATGTGTATCAAGTCGGATGGAACCGTCTGGAAGTGGGGGTCTCCTGATCAGGGGCATGGGTATAATTGGATCCCTACCCGCGCATATGAAGCACCTGTTGACACAACAGCTTTCTCTGCATCAGAATACTCCATGTTTTTACGATCAAACGGAACCCTGTGGATTGATGGGTATGGCTACCTAGGTGAAAGCTCTTACGACTCACGTCTAATGCCATATTTTGATTCGATTGATTTTTCCGCAACGGCTTCGAGTTCAACAACGGTCGATTTGACGTATGATACCAACGTCCAAGTTACGAAATTTGTTGTGAAGAGAGGAACAGAGGTAATTTCTTGTCCCCAAGTGGGAGCAAACCTATGGTGTCAAGATGAGGGTCTGACGCCGGGAACGCCTTACACGTATACGGTGGAGGCTTATACGAATGACAACTTTTTGATCGACAGCCAAAAACGGACAGTGACGCCGGGCGGAATTCAGGTTCCGAAACTGACGATGGAAGCAGATCATCCCAGCGTTTCCGCTGGAAGTTCCTTCACGACGGGTGTGAAGATCGAACTCGCCAAAGACATTTTTGCCGAAGATGTCACGATCACCTACGACCCGACGCTGTTTTCGTTTGATGGAGCCGAAACGGCCGGCGCAGGTCTGAAGATCTACCAACAGAGCGAAACATGGCCCGGAATGATTCGCTTCGTCGTCGCCAGCCAGGGAGCACAGTATGGACTCCAAGATACGGCATCCCTGTTGAATTTGACTTGGAAAGCGAAGACTACAGCGGGTAAAGGCACTTTCGCAATCTCGCAGGCGCTGGTTGCAAATTCAAAGGGCGAAGAGATTGTGCCCACGACTGGAAGTATTGAAATCAACGTGCTTGCAGGGGGGACTGACGTAAATCTTGACGGACGAACCAGCCTCGGAGACTTGGCGATCGCAAGCTATCAGTTCGGCATGGAGAAATCGAGTTGGCTTTACCCGAAAGCAGACGTTGATCAAAATGAAGAGATCAACGATGTTGACTTGAGCGCGATTGTAGATGCCATTTTTGCAAGTGCGAACAAGTAG
- a CDS encoding helix-turn-helix domain-containing protein produces the protein MAIDDKDRVGEKVRSYREARGWSQKELAEKAELSPSTISKVEGDVFTPTPDTIQRIADALGVKLSELIDIGASAELEAVVQIELMKIFVERKEYQDALGVIDHLNKRTDLAEHQRIDLTLAHADCLIQTGKNRAAIDLLQDLRQVLETKRTDEYILATVLNKLGTAYFTELSIADAYAHYIRAHQITKSFPVVDELTAKVAFNMGQVYSWMRNPVDAQFFLQIAEKYFRDISDHKKLADTLFANGLVFQELNQLDRAERYLREALALYCSQNFLVLAQRVKYQLASRVTSKMEPEVGIQELNECAKMFQQFDDMPRFIYTHATIAEIHLEVDNLELAGEHLQTAFEAFPSEDYATSTNNAYLFRVNAKCLLRTGAYEKSLEYSFKSSGFYSKMGVQREAADSLEIAVHAYELLGDKDKALELGKQVRDMLRDSLDKSFFKEGV, from the coding sequence ATGGCAATTGACGACAAGGACAGAGTTGGTGAAAAAGTCAGATCATATAGAGAAGCACGGGGCTGGAGCCAAAAGGAGCTTGCTGAAAAGGCGGAACTGTCACCTTCAACGATCAGCAAGGTAGAAGGCGACGTTTTTACTCCTACTCCAGATACTATACAACGAATCGCTGACGCCCTTGGTGTCAAGCTAAGTGAACTCATTGACATTGGAGCATCGGCAGAATTAGAAGCCGTCGTTCAGATTGAACTTATGAAAATCTTCGTAGAACGCAAGGAATACCAAGACGCTCTTGGAGTTATAGATCACCTGAACAAACGAACCGATCTTGCCGAACACCAGCGGATCGATTTGACTTTGGCCCACGCAGATTGCTTGATTCAAACGGGTAAGAACCGTGCTGCTATCGACCTGCTTCAAGACTTACGGCAAGTCTTAGAGACGAAGAGAACTGATGAATATATACTTGCAACTGTCCTCAACAAATTGGGAACGGCTTATTTTACCGAACTCAGCATTGCAGACGCATACGCGCACTACATCCGTGCTCACCAGATCACAAAGTCGTTTCCCGTTGTTGACGAACTTACGGCGAAGGTCGCGTTCAATATGGGGCAAGTCTATTCTTGGATGCGTAATCCCGTTGATGCCCAGTTCTTCTTGCAAATCGCAGAAAAATACTTTAGAGATATATCGGATCATAAGAAGCTCGCTGACACCCTCTTTGCAAACGGGCTGGTCTTTCAAGAGTTGAATCAACTCGATCGTGCAGAACGGTATCTGCGTGAAGCGTTGGCTTTGTATTGCTCGCAGAACTTCTTGGTTCTTGCACAGCGAGTCAAGTATCAATTGGCCTCTCGTGTGACATCCAAGATGGAGCCAGAGGTGGGTATCCAGGAGTTGAACGAATGCGCTAAGATGTTCCAGCAATTCGACGATATGCCTAGATTCATTTATACCCATGCGACAATCGCGGAAATTCACCTTGAAGTAGACAACCTAGAGTTGGCCGGCGAACACTTGCAAACAGCTTTCGAGGCATTTCCGTCCGAAGACTACGCGACCAGCACGAACAATGCCTATCTGTTCCGTGTGAATGCGAAATGCTTACTTCGAACCGGAGCATACGAAAAATCACTTGAATATTCATTTAAATCCAGCGGGTTCTATAGTAAAATGGGTGTACAACGAGAAGCGGCAGATTCGCTGGAGATCGCAGTCCATGCCTATGAACTTCTGGGTGACAAGGACAAAGCACTTGAACTTGGTAAGCAGGTTCGTGACATGTTACGTGATTCTCTCGATAAGTCGTTTTTCAAAGAGGGGGTATAA
- a CDS encoding LysE family transporter yields the protein MHQYLTFLLLSIVLVITPGVDTALTTKTTLASGRKSGTFLVFGLCTGVVVHTIAATVGLSAILMKSAMAFLIVKYIGALYLVYLGSTAIWATRRSKQQAHRQGLAEVAVGADSTAALPLANSIGRASVWTTYRQGLFSNVLNPKMAVFFLTFLPQFVVPEIGTAKQLFFMGASYAVLSIVWYLAYVYFINYLRKWLQSPTVQNWLERVTGAVLIVFGFKLALEKQ from the coding sequence GTGCATCAATATCTCACTTTTTTACTGCTGTCCATAGTCCTTGTCATCACTCCGGGAGTCGATACTGCACTCACAACCAAGACGACACTCGCATCCGGGCGAAAGTCCGGCACTTTTTTGGTATTCGGGCTGTGTACGGGGGTTGTGGTACACACGATTGCCGCGACAGTGGGGCTTTCTGCAATTTTGATGAAATCTGCCATGGCGTTTCTGATCGTCAAGTACATCGGGGCGTTATATCTGGTCTACTTAGGAAGTACCGCCATCTGGGCCACCCGACGGAGCAAGCAGCAAGCGCATCGGCAAGGACTCGCAGAGGTCGCCGTTGGAGCTGATTCGACCGCGGCCCTGCCTCTTGCAAACTCGATTGGTCGTGCGAGTGTCTGGACCACGTACAGACAGGGTCTTTTCTCCAACGTCTTGAATCCCAAAATGGCGGTGTTTTTCCTGACCTTCTTGCCGCAATTTGTTGTCCCCGAGATCGGCACGGCCAAGCAGCTCTTTTTCATGGGTGCAAGTTACGCGGTCCTATCGATCGTCTGGTATCTGGCCTACGTGTATTTCATCAACTACCTTCGCAAGTGGCTGCAATCGCCAACCGTGCAAAACTGGCTGGAGCGGGTCACGGGTGCGGTTCTGATTGTGTTCGGTTTCAAGCTCGCGTTGGAAAAGCAATAG
- the rnhC gene encoding ribonuclease HIII, with the protein MYESGKGDFFCPLVTAGVIVDPEAVPLLQSLGVDDSKKITDKKIPGMAEEIRKICFGKYKVLQINPAKYNELYGKMKNLNVLLAWTHAAVIEDLLEKQDVKLAIADKFGDEKYINDKLKTRGKGIHLIQVPKAEQNIAVAAASILARDALLKWSNGAKKTYGLTLPKGASSLVIQAGKSYVKEHGKDALVNVAKLHFKTTEDVLR; encoded by the coding sequence TTGTATGAATCGGGAAAAGGGGACTTTTTTTGCCCTCTCGTGACAGCGGGGGTCATCGTCGACCCGGAGGCTGTGCCGCTTTTGCAATCGCTTGGCGTAGACGACAGCAAGAAGATCACCGATAAAAAAATCCCCGGCATGGCCGAGGAGATTCGCAAGATTTGTTTTGGCAAATACAAAGTCTTGCAGATCAACCCGGCGAAGTACAACGAGTTGTACGGCAAGATGAAGAACTTGAACGTGTTGCTGGCGTGGACTCATGCGGCGGTCATCGAAGACTTGCTCGAAAAACAAGACGTGAAGCTCGCCATCGCCGATAAGTTCGGGGATGAGAAGTACATAAACGACAAGCTCAAAACCAGAGGCAAAGGCATCCACCTCATCCAAGTCCCTAAAGCCGAACAAAACATCGCGGTCGCCGCTGCCTCCATTCTCGCCCGCGACGCTCTGCTCAAATGGAGCAACGGCGCGAAAAAGACCTACGGGCTTACATTACCAAAGGGTGCGTCTTCCCTCGTCATCCAAGCGGGCAAATCGTACGTAAAAGAACACGGCAAGGACGCCCTCGTCAACGTGGCGAAATTGCATTTCAAAACAACAGAAGACGTCCTTCGATAA
- a CDS encoding DUF5677 domain-containing protein — protein sequence MDTPHDCLLTRDMPKSLILHLDKAASVLESCINYGTHIFSGLMEKGVNEYYETIPPLFYRHILEMADATQVLLHQGVADPSDVLLRSAFEAFLGLEFVITKDTEKRCKSYIVADTVSELKIYRSDDYKETMGNDSNLDNLIKEKQAGLESQRYQLVYNEYLRAKKANRNRPPNWYSLFEGPKNLASLSKELDRYEWYSTLYPSFSQVSHASNILRKIWSDPTTGHLEIRSLRSIQKLNSNIALTIGFIIESSSMILENYLPNLKPDFKQWYLKEIYAFRQKLYKDPNYDFRW from the coding sequence ATGGACACTCCTCATGACTGCTTACTAACTAGAGATATGCCTAAATCATTAATACTTCATCTTGATAAAGCGGCATCTGTATTGGAGTCATGCATAAATTATGGAACACACATTTTTTCAGGCTTGATGGAAAAAGGAGTCAATGAATATTATGAAACAATACCTCCTCTCTTTTATAGACATATATTAGAGATGGCAGATGCTACCCAAGTACTTTTACATCAGGGAGTCGCAGATCCCTCCGATGTTCTCCTAAGAAGTGCATTTGAGGCATTCTTAGGATTAGAGTTCGTTATCACAAAGGATACTGAAAAAAGATGCAAATCATATATTGTAGCAGATACAGTTTCTGAATTAAAAATTTATAGAAGTGACGATTACAAAGAGACTATGGGAAACGACTCAAATTTAGACAATCTAATAAAAGAGAAGCAGGCTGGGTTAGAATCTCAACGTTATCAATTGGTTTATAATGAATATCTGCGGGCAAAAAAGGCAAATAGAAACCGACCGCCAAACTGGTATTCTCTTTTTGAAGGACCAAAAAATTTAGCTTCGTTATCTAAAGAATTAGATAGATATGAATGGTACTCCACTTTATATCCTAGTTTTTCTCAAGTATCACATGCTTCAAACATATTACGAAAAATATGGTCAGATCCTACTACTGGGCATCTAGAGATTAGAAGTCTTCGTAGTATTCAAAAACTTAACTCTAACATAGCATTGACTATAGGTTTTATTATCGAATCTTCTTCAATGATTCTAGAAAACTATCTCCCTAATCTAAAGCCTGATTTTAAGCAATGGTATCTTAAAGAGATATATGCATTCAGGCAAAAACTGTATAAAGATCCTAATTATGATTTTAGATGGTGA
- a CDS encoding FDLD family class I lanthipeptide yields the protein MFDLDVVVTKPERALAPVEDPYYTGVLCTILCSAVCGW from the coding sequence ATGTTTGATCTCGACGTGGTTGTAACGAAACCCGAAAGAGCATTGGCACCTGTTGAAGACCCCTACTACACAGGGGTATTGTGCACAATCTTATGCTCTGCTGTTTGCGGCTGGTAA
- a CDS encoding helix-turn-helix domain-containing protein, with amino-acid sequence MSLGSKIKELRIKKGLTQSDLGSGLVTPSMISQIESDKANPSYKVLEAIAERLEEPLEYLLVDLESQLEHHTAHKVAKALISSGAYDRAVDLLTVVVQNPASNLNLVDVKNDLGKCLLELNRHDEACGVLNEAVEFAIEKLLFQRAITALNILGILEHRRKKHHRAIYYWRKGYDLFPQMPAPEPFLQGELLNNLGSIHHDLGEAHDALSYYQEAKSLLADTDNLEQIGNTYLGLASFRQTREYDLATEYAGYAVALFESVRNMKLAIEVKRNFATMNQNVQAHVKVLESLEECLEQCKTLRFKDEAATIYGDIALLHIQRSQPHLSLKAVEEGLEVSTVGSATAARLFKIKGLALANLDMHVEAIRAFENAVALFKSHNMNAELTECYSLLAEVHQKAGDVKTAYDCLYRMRQVLQESLKDRGFVITA; translated from the coding sequence ATGTCATTGGGTAGCAAGATCAAGGAACTTCGAATCAAGAAGGGTTTGACGCAGAGTGACTTAGGTTCTGGACTTGTAACGCCAAGCATGATCAGCCAGATTGAATCGGACAAGGCTAACCCGTCTTACAAAGTATTAGAAGCCATTGCCGAACGGTTGGAAGAACCTCTGGAATACTTGCTTGTCGATCTCGAAAGCCAACTCGAACATCATACGGCGCACAAGGTCGCAAAGGCCCTCATTTCTTCGGGAGCCTATGATCGCGCTGTCGATCTTCTAACGGTGGTTGTACAGAATCCCGCATCGAATCTGAATCTGGTGGACGTAAAGAATGATCTTGGGAAGTGCCTACTTGAACTCAACCGTCACGACGAAGCATGTGGTGTTTTGAATGAAGCTGTTGAGTTTGCCATTGAGAAGTTGCTATTCCAACGCGCCATAACCGCTCTGAACATCTTGGGGATTTTGGAGCATCGTCGCAAGAAGCACCATAGGGCGATTTACTACTGGAGGAAGGGGTACGATCTCTTCCCGCAAATGCCCGCACCTGAGCCGTTTCTACAGGGTGAGTTGCTGAACAATCTTGGGTCGATTCATCACGATCTTGGGGAGGCACATGACGCACTCAGCTACTATCAAGAAGCCAAAAGCCTCCTGGCTGATACAGACAACTTGGAGCAGATTGGCAACACCTATCTTGGGCTTGCTAGCTTCCGTCAGACAAGAGAGTACGACCTTGCTACGGAATATGCCGGTTATGCTGTCGCGCTTTTCGAATCTGTCAGGAACATGAAGCTGGCGATTGAAGTCAAAAGAAACTTTGCCACGATGAACCAAAATGTGCAGGCACATGTAAAGGTACTGGAAAGCCTTGAAGAATGCCTAGAGCAATGCAAGACTTTACGTTTCAAGGATGAAGCAGCGACGATCTACGGCGATATTGCGTTGCTCCACATCCAACGAAGCCAACCGCATTTGAGCCTGAAAGCGGTCGAGGAAGGTCTTGAGGTTTCTACCGTTGGATCAGCCACAGCTGCAAGGCTGTTCAAGATCAAGGGATTGGCACTTGCTAACTTGGATATGCACGTTGAAGCAATTCGTGCGTTTGAAAATGCGGTAGCGCTTTTCAAAAGTCACAACATGAACGCTGAATTGACGGAGTGCTATTCGTTGTTAGCGGAAGTACACCAAAAGGCAGGGGACGTGAAGACTGCCTACGATTGCTTGTACAGGATGCGGCAGGTCTTACAAGAGAGCCTAAAAGATCGTGGATTTGTCATCACAGCGTGA
- a CDS encoding DUF3231 family protein, with translation MQISHNPGLTSSEMAVLWTTYQTDTMIRCVLLHFINVCEDPAIKQLQQTALQITENAIQTVETIFTHEKIPIPIGFTDKDWNSGAPGLYPDIFTLRYLKHMSRLGMAAAAVSLSVSARKDVRDFFTVTLHKASYLYNKTSEVMLRKGVFVRSPMIAKPEKVEFIQDESFLSHMFGTHRPLNAIEISHMGMNTETNLIGFALLLGFAQTAQRQEVRDFAWKGKKTAQHHIELLAKHLLEDNVLQPSTWIGDVTESQEAPFSDKLMCFQITSLCSAGFGNYAASLAASQRTDLGAIYTRMMAETTAYSLEGAKLMIKHGWLEQPPQNKDRRTLSKQ, from the coding sequence TTGCAGATTTCCCACAACCCCGGTCTTACTTCGTCTGAAATGGCCGTCCTCTGGACGACGTATCAAACGGATACGATGATTCGCTGTGTCTTGCTTCATTTCATCAACGTCTGTGAAGACCCTGCCATCAAACAACTTCAACAGACGGCGCTCCAGATCACAGAGAACGCCATCCAAACTGTCGAAACCATTTTTACACATGAAAAAATCCCGATTCCGATTGGATTTACCGATAAGGACTGGAACTCCGGTGCGCCGGGGTTGTACCCTGATATTTTTACCTTGCGTTATCTGAAACACATGTCTCGGCTTGGCATGGCTGCGGCTGCGGTCTCCTTGTCCGTCTCCGCTCGAAAAGACGTGCGGGACTTTTTTACCGTCACCCTGCATAAAGCATCGTACCTCTACAACAAAACGAGCGAAGTCATGCTCAGAAAAGGGGTATTTGTTCGCTCCCCGATGATTGCAAAGCCGGAAAAAGTAGAGTTCATCCAAGATGAGTCGTTTCTCTCTCACATGTTTGGCACGCATAGACCTTTAAATGCGATTGAGATCTCACACATGGGCATGAACACGGAAACGAATTTGATCGGGTTTGCCTTGCTCCTGGGATTTGCTCAAACGGCACAACGACAAGAAGTGCGGGACTTCGCTTGGAAAGGCAAGAAAACTGCACAACATCACATTGAACTGTTAGCCAAGCATTTACTGGAAGACAATGTCCTGCAACCCTCCACTTGGATCGGCGATGTGACGGAATCGCAAGAAGCGCCCTTTTCAGATAAGTTGATGTGTTTTCAGATTACGTCCCTTTGCAGCGCCGGTTTTGGGAACTACGCAGCCTCTCTGGCCGCCTCTCAGAGGACTGATCTCGGGGCGATCTACACCCGTATGATGGCGGAAACCACCGCCTATTCTCTGGAAGGCGCCAAACTGATGATCAAGCACGGTTGGCTGGAACAACCCCCGCAGAACAAGGACCGGAGAACGCTGAGCAAGCAATAG
- a CDS encoding VOC family protein: MRNTNATKELVPMQITTFFMFEGKAEEAMNFYISIFDKSEITSISRYGANEAGAEGSVKHAIFTLNGQEFMCIDSFVNHGFTFTPSISLYVTCDTEEEIDRAFEKLSRDGSILMPLAPYPFSKKFGWVADRFGVTWQLSLIS; encoded by the coding sequence ATAAGGAATACAAATGCGACCAAGGAGCTCGTTCCCATGCAAATCACAACGTTTTTCATGTTTGAAGGTAAAGCGGAAGAGGCGATGAATTTTTACATCTCGATCTTCGACAAATCTGAAATCACCAGCATCTCTCGGTATGGCGCAAACGAAGCCGGCGCTGAGGGTTCGGTGAAACATGCGATCTTCACATTAAACGGACAAGAGTTTATGTGCATTGATAGTTTCGTGAATCACGGGTTTACGTTCACGCCTTCTATCTCGTTGTATGTTACTTGCGATACGGAAGAAGAAATCGACAGGGCGTTTGAGAAATTATCGAGGGACGGTAGCATTTTGATGCCGTTGGCTCCCTATCCTTTCAGTAAAAAGTTCGGCTGGGTCGCAGATCGATTCGGCGTCACTTGGCAATTGAGCTTGATCTCGTAA
- a CDS encoding aspartyl-phosphate phosphatase Spo0E family protein: MYCVEEFTNIETTINRLRKQMVLAYEKTGDLGDESVIALSQQLDLYLLAFQKQPRARNNSLSRCDDKSTIF; encoded by the coding sequence GTGTACTGTGTGGAGGAATTTACAAACATCGAAACCACGATCAATCGATTACGAAAACAAATGGTATTGGCGTATGAAAAAACGGGCGATCTCGGAGATGAATCCGTAATCGCCCTAAGTCAACAACTCGATCTTTACTTATTAGCGTTCCAGAAACAGCCCAGAGCCAGGAACAATTCGCTGTCACGCTGTGATGACAAATCCACGATCTTTTAG